CGCTAATCCATCATTTGTTATTAGTAAACAATGTGTTTCTATGGAAACGTCATCCATAGACATGATAGTATCCATGACTGCACACGCACACTGCAATAATGagaatgacgctcggattgttcgaatcactccccgcaccccgcgcttccctcaaccagaaagtggtggggcgcgtcttcgtggatgaaacgatctacatATATCTACTCTTCACAACAAAATCGCACGTGTTTAAGATTTGTGATCGATTCCAGTTCACGTGACCGACTCCAGCGACCCCAACTGGTGGAAGGGCCACAACGAGCGCGGCGAGGGCCTGTTCCCCGCCAACTTCGTCACCGCCGACCTCAGCGAGCCCCGGCCGGGTGAGCGCCGTTTGCATTATTCGAATCGACGAACCGTAATCCGTAATTTTAACGGGCCAGTCTTTTGTGGTACCTGCATCGATAATATCGCACACAACATTCGAGGCAGTAAAGTAGAAGTTATAGAATTAGCTCTATCTGATCATACAGCACAAGTCATTAAGTGTCCTGTTAAGAGAACATGCTCTATTTCTCATTGGTTTACCGAGAGACGAGATTATAGTAAAGAAAATTTACTCAAATTTAACAAGCACCTCCGGAGTCTATCTTTTCGTGACGTGTTTGAGTCTTTTAATGCTCCCGAAGCTTTTAAGGCATTTTATGATATCTTTAAGCTGTTGTATGATCTCTGTTTTCCGGTTGTTAGGTTTAGAAACTCAGTAACAAGAAAGCAAAGGTGGATATCTAGCGGCATACGGAAGGTTTGTAGTCGCAAACGTGATATGTTATGGCATTATAGACTACATCCCAGTAAagaaaacttaaataattttaaacaatacTCAAAAAGACTTAAGAAAATTATATCACTAACAAAAAAGGCACAAAacaattattacataaataacgcgaaaaataaatcaaaagcaACGTGGACAatcataaacaaagaaaaaagacgCTTCCCTACCGAGAGTATTTCAATTAAGCAAAATGATCGAGTAATCAACGACCCAAAATTGGTAGCGGAAACTTTTAACAACCATTTCATAAACCAAGTTGCTCCTCTATGTAAgccaagtaataaaataatacattgtgtcaacaacaaaaataatagaTCCTTCTTTATGGTCCCAACTATCCCATACGACATCGGCGTTATTATAAAGTCTCTGAAAAACACTAATAGTTGTGGGTATGATGGGATTACTACCAAAGTCGTGAAATACGTTGCACCAGCTATTGCATCCGTACTTAGTCACGTTATAAATTTATGCATTCAGAATGGATACTTTCCTAACGAATTGAAGATATCGGTCATTAAGCCTCTCTTTAAAAAAGACAATAAAATGGACATGAATAATTATAGACCTGTAGCCCTAATACCAATATTCtctaaaataattgaaaaagtaattttCAATAGATTAAACAACTTCTTTATTCAATATGATATATTTGCTAAAGAGCAATTTGGTTTCAGGAAAAACAAAGATATTAATATGGCAATATACAACTTGATTAACCAAGTACTTACTTGCATGGATAGGAAATTGCCCGTCACAGCAGTATATATGGACATGACTAAAGCCTTCGATCACGTGGATCATGTCATTCTGCTAAAAAAATTAGAGCTTTATGGTATAAGAGGTAATATGTTGGATTTTTTGACGTCTTATTTAACTAACAGATACCAAATAACCAGTATTACTAAAATTTgtcctaaattaaaaatagaaaaatgtttttgttctgAAAGAAAACTGGTAAAGTATGGAGTCCCCCAAGGAAGTATCCTTGGACCATTACTTTTCttgatttacattaatgacatGCCTAAAGTTACAGATTACTCAATGACCTTATTTGCTGACGATagtacaatattatttactgGAGATAAATTAGAATCCTACAAATCTGACATAAATATGACACTTTCCAATGTAATTGAATGgcttatttcaaataatattaaaataaatttaaataagacGCATATCATGACATTTAAACAATACACAAATAAACTAAATCTGGACATTAAATTTAAACAAACGAAAATAGAAGAAACCGACAAAACAAAGTTCCTAGGTCTTTGGGTGGATAATAATTTGACATGGAAATTTCAGACAGAAACAGTGTGCAAAAAGCTAAACAAATATTCATATGCTTTATATAGACTTGCCCGACTCGTTAATCAACCCACTGTTTTAATAGCATACCACGCATATGTCGTATCAACGATCCGTTATGGAATCATCTTCTGGGGTAACTCCACGGATAGAGAAACAGTCTTCAGAGCACAAAAGAAATGTGTTCGAGCTCTGTGCAAATTGCGACCAACCGATAGTTGTCTACCACACTTTAGGTCATTGAAACTGCTGACTCTGCCGTGTATTTATATACAGGAAATCTGTCTTTTCGTTAAAAAGAACTTATCGTTATTTGAGACATTAAATAGTAAAcgtcataaaaacaaaatatgctCGAAAACACATAAAACTGCTTTGTTCACGAAAAATGTCACGGGCATGGCACCACGTATTTTCAATAAGTTACCGGACAACATAAGGAATAAAGAAGAATTAATTTCCTTTAAAAATGCATTATTTCACTTTCTGGTTGAGAAGGCATACTACTCCATTAACGAATTCCTCCTGGACAATTTAAGAatgtgatcataaaatgtttgcatgtaaaattataaaatgaacagGTATTAGTATTAAGTAACCATTTATATGTATATTGCACGCCATCTGCTTGGCAAATTGTAGCTGAACAATTTTACGTTTAAATTTAAGATCCATCAATGTATGACATGTACCTACAATTGCaataaactaatttgatttgatttgatttgatttgatttgagttTCGAGGGTCGGCACCATTCAAACGCCGAGCGCGATCGTTTCGCAGAAGCGGAGAGCGGCGCGCCGCGCGTGAAGTTCGCGGAgccggcgccggcggcggcgggggTGGTGGTGGGGGGGACGGGGGCgggggcgggcgcggcggaggCGGAGGAGGAGGCGCGCATCGACGAGGCGACGATGGACGcggcgctggcgctgctgcACGAGGCGGACCCcgaggcgggcggcgcggcggcgcgcgcggcggacGCGGCGCTGGCGCGGCTGGAGGCGCGCGTGCACGCCATGGGCCCGCTGGTGGACGCGGCGCTGGAGCGCGCCGACCGCCGCCACGCGCGCCTGACGCAGCTCAGCGCCGAGCTGGTGGACGCGCTCAACCTGTACCACGAGCTCATGCGCGACGCGCTGCGCCCGCCCGCCGCctacccgccgccgccgccgccgcaccacGCGCCGCCGCACGCCTACCCGCCGCCGCGCTGCTGACTGCTGAGCGCGCACCGTGACGTATATTACTCGTATTCGACATTTGAAGCGTTCGAAAATTAGTGAGatgataaatatattattattgtaaataatgcCTGAAATATATTATTTGAGTTTTAAACTTCTTCTTTTTTATTGTATTCCCTAAAGGTGTTTACGCATCACGTCTCATCAGCATGTACTGTGTGCGTCTGCTTGCTCTACTACTAGGTCgatcataaaaaatataataattaatatgtttAGTGTTACCGGCAATCTGTCTAATCCAGCATTCTATGCAATACCTAGGCTATGCAATGCAAAAACGCTTAGGTAATGTATGAAATATCATTCGTACTTTACCTAGGTACAATACCAGATGCGCCTTCTGTAATGTGTGTAaaagactatacagggtggccaaaacagagaggtctaaaagaaaaatttagatccTTACATCGAGGTGtatccaaatcacccccatgtacgAGTATGTCCTACGATTTAGCTTAGTTTAgaagatagagttaattttgtgatattttacaattttatgacctagtaggcttcaaatattttttctttttttcggGTTGACTTTTcccagatttctttttttttttttgacatattcgttattaattgcagatgtttgaaaaaaataatcatcttTTTATGTTTGACAAGATACAagagttttgctagaaacattaaaattatgctttaagcagaacactatcaaattttcaacttaaaagtttaaataaaaaaaaagaacttccataggtccaaaaccattttaaaatctgcaccattttaaaaactgctaatctcaggaatgactagtttgatttaaataattaaatagctcataaattgaggaaggctataggatataaaatatatgttacggtaaaagtgataaattaatcacatttatcagtgattatttaataatgtaaccttaatactaacaaatatcataaaagagaacaccggctcgtgtacattttgaacgttttgatatcatatagtattaatataatttggcaaaatgagtttggactgtttcttgcgtaacattactttgccataatgcctataacacattgttttgatttaaagtgaaaaataggttaaggtgcggcgggggtggcccttgggccacccctaagccgcctatttagttttatacacacataaatgatctcatattaatcacatttaccaaatcatgaggtaattattcataataaccggcgattattcataattttcacatttatcacatttaccgtaacatatacaatcactctacgactaagaGTAGgcacacaccgttgatttttcgtcggccgatagtttagtcgggcagttgatcagtatgggcatgtatgggcaaaataaattttataaaatccgatttgtatgaaaattaaaattattaaaatgaagatatcaattttctgacttcaccatactatttatatgaccatgttaacatgggctagtgtcggctcatatacccatttacctaataacaccctgtatagggttCTTTGCtgagctaataaaacaaaaataaaacgaatacatttttgtgtttaattctacagGCATATATGCAAAACGCTCTTTTTCGTAAATTGCGAACATAACAAATTAGCactggcactagagagctgtaattttatGGAGGTATCAATCACACCGACATACAGTGTTaggaattttcaaaaatatttttatttattttcatggaAAACGAACAGCTGTAtgtatgtaataatttattaatacataAATGAGGCAGTTAAGCCAGCAGCTCGCCAGTACGCGCCGCCCGGTCACCGACCCCGGCGGCCCGCACCGGCCGCGTCGGGCGCCTGCAGCGGGCCCAGCGCGGTCACCGACCCCGGCGGCCCGCACCGGCCGCGTCGGGCGCCTGCAGCGGGCCCAGCGCGGGCCGCAGCGCCGCCTCCGCCGCGGTGAGGTGCGCTCGCAgctccgccgccgccggccgcgcccgcgccgcgcgccaACAGCTCGCCAGCACGCGCCGCCTGCGCCCGCACGCTCGTTACTGACACAGTACACGCTGCTCCAAAACATTGTTcgacttttttaatttattacttatgtTTTATCATgcgttggtttatttataacattcgGGGAACGGGACTGCAACGTGTGGTGTGCCTACAATAATTGTTTAAAAATCGTTTGTTACGAGGGTTCTTCAACTCTCTGATTCTATCCCACCGCGCTGCAACTTGTGTAGCTAGAATTTTAGCACTCAACAGAAGACTCCTGTTAGCCGCCAATAAGAAACCCGACCAGCGAAGACGAGTCAGTCTCGGTGGGACAGTTGAATTGCCATTGAACCCGCAACGGTGAACACAGGAGTTCGAAGGAAGGACCGACCGGGGCCTCGAGGCCGCTCGCCCGCACCATCACACTCACGTTTCGGGCGCGATGTCGACCGGCAGCGGCGGGTGGCCGCCGGCGCCCACGTGGCGCAGCACGCGCAGCGGCGGCCAGGCGCCGTAGGGCCGCGCGCCCAGCGTGGCCAGCTCCAGCAGCAGCACGCCCAGCGCCCACACGTCCGACGCCGCCGAGAACGCGCCGCGCTCCACGCTCTCGGGCGCCAGCCACAGCGCCGGCAGCGGCCCGCGCCGCCGGCTCACGTactccgcgcccgcgcccgcgcccgcgcccgcgcgccGCGCCAGCCCGAAGTCGGCCAGCTTGAGCGAGCGCCGCGCGTCCACCAGGCAGTTGGCGGCGCGCACGTCGCGGTGCACCACGCCGCGCGCCGCCAGGaactccagcgccgccgccgcctcgcgCGCCAGCCGCGTCAGCGCCGCCGCCGACACGTGCCGCGCCTCGGCCGCGCGCGAGCCCGCcagcgcgcgccgcgcccgcagGTAGCGCAGCAGGTCGCCGAACAGCGCGTGCTCCATCAGCACCAGCGGCGGCCCGCCGCCCGCCACCACGCCCGCCAGCCGCACCACGCGCTCGTGCCGCAGCGCCGCCAGCGTCAGCGCCTCGTTGAGGAACTCGCGCTCCTCGGCCGGCGACGAGTCGTCGCGCAGCGCCTTGGCGGCCACGGGCCGGGCGCGGCCGGCGGCGCGCAGCACGGCGAGGCGCACGACGCCGAAGCGGCCGGCGCCCAGCACGCCGCGCAGCTCCAGCGCGCCGCGCTCCACCAGCAGGCCGGCCAGCGCGCCCGCGGCCGCGCCGGGCGCCAGCAGCCGCGCCGTGaccgcgcgccgccgcgccgccgcccgccgccgccgcacgcgccgcgccAGCAGCAGCGCCGGCAGCGCCAGCAGGCTCGCGGCCGCGCCCGTGAAGCAGGCGCCGTCGTAGCAGCGGGGCGAGAACGCTTCGCTGGAAGATTTGAACAAACAGGAGGCCGAACCGTCCGAAGGAATGGGATCTAGGAAAATCGATCCTTCCGTGTGCACCTCCGTCACCGTATCGTCGTTCACTCGCCACACGGCCAACGCATCTCTCCGGTTGCCACGCCATCTTTCGACGTAGGCGAGATGGTTTCGAACTCCGTGTTCGTCCAAATTTAACGTCTGCATCACTCCTTCTATAGGATGTTTATTGAGATTTTCCCAAATTAAGGAAGGGACCGTTCGACCGTGTATGTCATATCGTCTCTGAGGATGTTCATGTAAAAAGTTTTGGAAGCCGTGCAGCAACAGCGACAACGCGTCCGCCAACGGCGCCGCGTGCGGAGGCCACGTGCGATCGGGCCACGTCGCATCGAGAGCGTTCCTCATGGCCGGGTCGCCCGAACCGTCGAGGGCGCACGGAACTTTTCCACCGCGCCACCAAAAAGATACCGTGAAATGAGTCGACGGGAACGTTTCCCGCCGACATCTCACGTCCGCATCGGCGACGCGCCACTCGCGCAGGATCCAGACGTAGCCGGCCTCCGGCGTCATTCCCCGACCGCCGGCGGCGCAGAGCACGGACATCGCGACGGACGAGTTCGAATCGACGAACACGACGCGAGCTTCGTACAGCTTCAAAGTTCGCAACGCCGACTCCGGATCCGAGTCCATCGGAACGTCGCAGAGGATCAAGTCGCCGAAGGACCGAAGGGACTCGTAGATTTCGGCGGCGAGCTGCGAACGGTCGGAAAGAACGGCGAGGCGAGTCCACCCGAAGCCGGAGACGAAGCGGCGCAGCGCGCGGGCGGtgtggcgcgggcgcggcgcggtgAGCAGCGCGGgcggggcgggcggcgcgggcgcgtaCAGCAGCAGCGCGCcgcccagcgccgccgccgcgcccgccgccgccgccgcgcccgcgcccgcgcccggcgccagcgcgcccgccgcccgcgcccagtGCGCGCTCTGGGCGCGCTCGATGTACTTCCTCATCAGCGAGTTTTCGTCCTCGCAGTTCACGTCGAAAACGGATACGTTGAATTCGAAGCTCAGTTTCGTCTGCGAAGCGACCGTTTTGATTATTTTCGGTATGACCTCCgcgatttcttttttgtccGGATCGCTTTTGCACAGAAACACGTCCAGCAGATACGACGTGTCGTACTTTAACTTCGAATCGAACCAAAATTCGAACCGTGCGACGTTCGACGCCACCGCGCAGGCGGCCTCCGTGACGTTCGAACCGGCGGCTTCGAGCTCGAGCACTTTACGCAGATCCGTCGGAGAGGGCTCGAATCTGTGAAAGGCTTGCAAAATGTCAGGCGCCACCTGACTCAGCGCCCAAGTGTCGGCGAGGCGCACCGATTCATCGATTTCGTCTTCGTCCGGCGGTGGTTCGATAACGTATACCCGGTCGAGGTCAGACCACATATCGTAATCCAAAAATAAGAAAGAGTCGTTTCCCTCGTGTAACAGCGCGAGCAGCTgtcggcgcggcgcggcgtcgCGGCCCAGCGCGGCGGGCCGCAGGGGGAGAccggcgcgcgccgcccgcgccgccagGAGCTCTGCTTCCTTGCGTCTTTCCAAAGCATGGTACattttaaatctaaaaaaaaagcaatatattaggtacattgcatacccactaaaataaCTCCGGTGTTCCGTCGATTGCCTCAGTGCAGTAGGAAGAACCATGGGAATCCATGGGAATGGGAAATAAAGATATAAGAAAATcctatgagaacgttttcgacttctacgcggacgaagtcgcgggcaaaagctatttgtaaaataattagactaaataattaaaagtgcctacccaaagtcatcatttcacgcggacgaagtcgcgggcacagctagcaCTTAAATAAGAGGACAAAATCTTGGAACAGGCCTTGATTTGAATCTCGGACTCACTCGGGCGTCATCAGATCGTCGCCGGTTAGGAAACGGCAGTCACGGAGTTTGTCACGGTTGTTGTATAACCAACGGCTCAAGCGACGGTCGTCGCAGGCCGGCGCGCGCCGCGACACGTGCGCGTGCAGCCGCAgccgcgccggcgccgcgcccgcgcccgccacgcgcagccgcgccgcgccgcccgcgcccgccgcctcgCCCCATTCCGCCGTCGGGATCAGCAGTAATCTACAAACATGGCCGTCGAGTggcttatttttttatatcctCGAGGCCCCGTGAAGCTCGACGATGAGCGGGTGTCGTTTCTTAAACACGTTAAAATTCGATCGGGCACTTTAAAAGCGCACCGCAACTCTTTGTGCCGACACAAACGTATAAACGTAGACTTCTTTCAGATATCGCATCGCGCAAACGGTCGCAGGTCCAGGTCGGACGAAGGCGGAGACCGATATCGGTCTGCGAACTCACCGTTGgtcctcggcggcggcggcgtcggcggcggcgggcgggccGTCGAGCAGGCGCACGCTGCGGCGCAGGCGGTGGCGCAGGCCggcggccagcagcgcggcggcggcgcgggcgggcgcggACCCGCCTGCCTGCACCGCCGGCGTGGCCGCGCGCCCCCACGCCCACGTCGCGCGCCGAGAGCCGGCGGCTGCGTCACGTTACACCGGTGAGAATCTAATCTATCCTCGACACGGACCTCCGCAGATCTCTCGACTCTTCTCGTGAGTGTGGGGTGGGGTTGAATATTCTGGTGTCCTTGCCTACCCCGCCTGCTGTTACATGCGATGCGAcgataataatatttgtttaacTCACCACCAGTAAAATGTATGTcaataaaaaagtagaaaaataatcacGTTGATAAACTCGTACgagtgttataataatatttgcccgcggcttcacccgcgtgaaatttagtttgtcacgtaatcgtcataaattatagcctgtgttattctgggttataaacaatacctaatactgtaaagtttcatcaaaatccgtccagtagtttttgcgtgaaagagtaacaaacatccagacattcagaTAACcagactttcgcatttataatattagtaggatagtaggatcaTGATTAATATTTTCGAAGTCGGTGCTAATGGTCCTAAGTACCTAAcctattaaaaatcataacTAAAAGTTTgctatttaattaaatgttcGATATGAAATGcccagatttattatttatgataatgaaaaagcaagttttaattagtccgtcagttagcttatcaaaaactactcgacacgtatttttcactttttaaaactaatgaaaatgtaaagagataaagcgtgccaaagttctaaagaaaaggcccgtgacgtcagtgagtgcgtaaaagtgcagcactttgtgacgtcgcgcggaacttcaacgcactatgactttgtaataattatttgtttgattgacaattaaaaatatacgtgtccaatatttttttatagtaaaattgacggactaaaaaatttttttaggaaactagcctattgcataataataataataataataataataataaatctttggacaatttcacacagcatAGGTACGATAACTTACGAAAGTagaagaaaacaatatttttaagatcCAAGAAAAATACAGGTAAGTACCTAGGtgttatctgggggcacggcagtgcccccaccaagtcgagcaaaaaagcggcacggccgtaccatccttttctcgaagcaattcaggccattttcgaccgcctgtaacttcgttgtggataaaactagaaggctgaattttcattagctatgcaggcattgtaaagacacggtatatttaaaatttcattcaatttgaaccagtagtttaagaattataacgggtcaaagttacttaattttgtcactcactgactcactgactgactcaccgatcatcaaaattctaaggcacttctagcagacctagaagcttcaaatttggaatataagtagtgtttggtgtatgaatcaaggaaaaactaaaatatttgggggcacggtagtgcaaccgccaagtcgagtaaaatttttcaatttcggtccagttttctagatacataactgctgtctacaaaatacaaaaagaaatgagatcccatcaaaaacaatacttgtcaaaaaaaccaagtctcgcaactcagttgttctacggtaaaaagttgtgagatccatgtaataccaagtccaggccaggaaatctttaacgttttacataaatatattgacttggccatcgcatgaaaacacgtgtaaattaaattatttagtgcgatggccaagtcaataatttatgtaaaacgttaaagatttcctggcctggacttggtattacatggatctcacaactttttaccgtagaacaactgagttgcgagacttgttttttttgacaagtattgtttttgatgggattaaacTCACAGGCATACTTCTGGTCCAATGTGTCGCAGGCGGATTGTGGATGGCACCCGACGACCGCAGCCGTGGCCACCAGCATGGCCGCCAAAACCGCTGTGTTCCACTTCTTTTTCTTGCCACTTCTTTTTCCCACATGCATTGGGAACGAGTACAgtttactaaataaaaataatggaaGTAATAAGTAACGTTAACGTTGTGTAATGTAACGCACGTATCTTCAACCAACGCTATACATATATGAATACTTACTAGCTTGTTTCAGATATCGTCGTGGTTTTGACCACTGTTTTCCTTATGTAtgttaaataatttagtttCCTGTTTAAAACAGTTAATCTTGGCCTACGACAGCTTATCGTTTAGTGAGCTTTAAGATCTGTATCTGCCTAGTAAGATCAAATTTATTAATACTATGTTGACCTAATGTTAAAAAGTAGTATAGTagcaccaggcctgttcatctccgcgagttcacatcgaaaacaaaacacgcacgatagcccacctacaggaggcgattcgacaaggcgtcacatacgagatacgagcgagcattgacacacgcacgcgtactct
This genomic interval from Ostrinia nubilalis chromosome 3, ilOstNubi1.1, whole genome shotgun sequence contains the following:
- the LOC135087856 gene encoding uncharacterized protein LOC135087856; this translates as MWSDLDRVYVIEPPPDEDEIDESVRLADTWALSQVAPDILQAFHRFEPSPTDLRKVLELEAAGSNVTEAACAVASNVARFEFWFDSKLKYDTSYLLDVFLCKSDPDKKEIAEVIPKIIKTVASQTKLSFEFNVSVFDVNCEDENSLMRKYIERAQSAHWARAAGALAPGAGAGAAAAAGAAAALGGALLLYAPAPPAPPALLTAPRPRHTARALRRFVSGFGWTRLAVLSDRSQLAAEIYESLRSFGDLILCDVPMDSDPESALRTLKLYEARVVFVDSNSSVAMSVLCAAGGRGMTPEAGYVWILREWRVADADVRCRRETFPSTHFTVSFWWRGGKVPCALDGSGDPAMRNALDATWPDRTWPPHAAPLADALSLLLHGFQNFLHEHPQRRYDIHGRTVPSLIWENLNKHPIEGVMQTLNLDEHGVRNHLAYVERWRGNRRDALAVWRVNDDTVTEVHTEGSIFLDPIPSDGSASCLFKSSSEAFSPRCYDGACFTGAAASLLALPALLLARRVRRRRAAARRRAVTARLLAPGAAAGALAGLLVERGALELRGVLGAGRFGVVRLAVLRAAGRARPVAAKALRDDSSPAEEREFLNEALTLAALRHERVVRLAGVVAGGGPPLVLMEHALFGDLLRYLRARRALAGSRAAEARHVSAAALTRLAREAAAALEFLAARGVVHRDVRAANCLVDARRSLKLADFGLARRAGAGAGAGAEYVSRRRGPLPALWLAPESVERGAFSAASDVWALGVLLLELATLGARPYGAWPPLRVLRHVGAGGHPPLPVDIAPETRRVLASCWRAARARPAAAELRAHLTAAEAALRPALGPLQAPDAAGAGRRGR